The stretch of DNA TGCACTTAATTTTCTGAACTAGCTAGCTGGAATAAATTAAAGAGTAAATTGCATCCGGAATACAACAAATAGGCACGTGCGTGCAAATTGGTCCATGAACTTGTAATATGCTTCATCGGATAGGCGAACTTGACACTTTAGTGCGTCTACGGTTCAAATCTCACCAAGTCACGTATTTGCCTACAGTGGGCATGAGATAGCAAGGGGAACGGCTCAGCTCATCGTGCTGGGGTTGCCTCAGCTCATCGCAGGTGCTATGTGTGGCTCACAACTGAATCCACATCAATCTAAAAAACAAATCCGCACACACGCTCAGCTCGCAATTTAATCTAAAAGGTTTGTACAAGCATCGATCAATTATATTTCTCCCAAAATTGTACAAGAAAAATCCTTCATAATGTATCTCCACACTAAAGTAATCGTCATGAATATCTGCATTAGATAACATATCTTACATGAGTCAGGAAAACAGTGAACATGAAACACTACAAACTAATGCTCCAACTGTGCTAACTTTCTTCCAGAAATTAATTAAATGGATACATTAACTGAAGGAATAAGTGTAGGTATCATTTGGATGGGGGCATGTATGTGCAGCTAAGCAAGACACTAAGCTATAGAAATAGACCTAGTAGAGCCAGGTTGCAACGACTGACCTAGCTACCTCACAGGCCACGAATACGTGATGTTGTGGGATTTGGACCGTATACATATCAAAGTGTCAAGTTCGTATATCGGATTAACCAGATTACAAGTTCTCGGATCAATTTACACGTAGGTGCCTGGTTGTTGTATTCTGGATACAATTTACTCTAAATTAAACGATCACCAGCACGAGCTACTAGCTATGCAGGTGGCAACAAAACATGGGGAGTGTACTAGCGTGTGCTCCGCTTATAAAATATGATCGGTGTGTTTGCTTCCTAATATTCAGGGTGGCATCTTGCTGGGGCCGTCGGCGCTGGGCCGGTGGGGCGCCTTCCGCCGCACCATCTTCCCGGAGTGGAGCGCCGCGGCGCTGGACACCGTGTCGGGCCTCGGCCTGCTGCTCTTCCTCTTCCTGGTCGGCCTCGAGCTCGACTtccgcgccgtgcgccgcgcggGGCCGCGCAGCGTGGCGGTCGCCGTGGCGGGCATCGTGCCGCCGTTCCTCAGCGCGCCGGGCCTCGCGGCGCTGCTGAGGCTCGCCGTCCCAGCCTCAGCCCACGCCGCGTTCCTCACGCTCTGCGTGTTCGTCGGCGCCGCGCTGTCGGTGACGGCGCTGCCCGTGCTCGCCTGCATCCTCAAGGAGCTCGGCCTCCTCGGCGCGCCGCTCGGCGAgaccgccatggccgccgccgcggtgaACGACGTCTTCGCGTGGGCGCTCCTCGCGCTCGCGGTCGCCGTctccggcggcggaggcggggccAGGGGCTCCCCGCTCGCGCCTGTCTACATCCTCGCCTCGGGGTCAGCCTTCGTGGCGTTCATGCTGTGCGCGCTCCGCCCGCTGATGGCGCGCCTGGCGCGCCGCGCGGGCCCCGACCGCGGCGCGGCGCTGGCCTCCTCGGGCGCCGTTGTGGCGTGCGCCCTGCTGGCTGGCGCGGCGACCGACGCCATCGGCGTGCATCCCGTGTTCGGCGCGTTCGTGTTCGGGCTGTCCGTGCCGCGGGAGGGCGGCCTCGCGGAGCGCGCGGGCGAGAAGGTGGCGCCGCTGGTGTCCGGGCTGATGCTGCCGCTCTACTTCGCCACCAGCGGGCTGCACACCGACATCGACACCgtccgcggcgccgccgcctgggGCATGGTCGCGCTTGTCGTGGCCGTGGCCTTCCTGGGGAAGTTCGGCGGCACGTTCGCGGTGGCCGCCTGGACCGGCATGGCCAGGCGCGAGGCCGCCACGCTCGGCGTGGCCATGAGCGCCAAGGGGCTCGTCGAGCTCATCGTGCTCAACATCGGCAAGGAGAGGAAGGTCTGTCACAAATACATGCAAGTGTGGCGGTTGGCACTCAGTCATGAACGTGCGTTTGCTTAACATACCTGGTATGGGCGTATGTgggtgcaggtgctggatgaCGCAACGTTCGCCATCTTCGTGATCATGGCGCTGACAACGACGGTGCTCGCGACGCCGTTCATGACTGCTCTGTACCGCAGCACGCCGACGGCGACCACACCGGAGAGCGACGGGACCGAGCTCAAGGGCGGCGACGCCTGCCCGGCTTAGCTACCTCAAGCCGCGAGAAATTCAGAGTGATCGCTCTTTGCTGTATATGCATAGTATATTGCTATATTAGTATGCTGACCGATCGCTGTTCAGGGGCAGGGTTGCATATGTGTAATATCCGAACTTAATAACTGTTGTCGTGTGGAACATTAGTACTATGTGTGTTTGCTATAACCGCAGGAGATAAACCTCACTGCCTCACTTGGTTCATGTCAAATCTCTCAAGTTTCTAGCTCCCCAGACAGCAGGCTATGAATCCGGAGATCCAAACAAAGATGTTAGGGTGCAAATTAGTGACCTTTAGGTGCATTTTTAACactctttagttcaaatatCTGTGCTAATTTTCTAAAATAGGACACCATTTTGGAGAAATAGCATAAATATTatatttgaactaaagaggGTGTACACCTAAGGGTCACCAATTTGCACCCTACAGAGATCCATGGAGAAGGTTTAGCTTAATGTGATTTAAGATTTTACTAGCATTGTGTATCTATTGTAGTATGTAAacaatttttcttttcaaataAGTCATATTTTTTGGCTCTTGAGTAATTATTGCCAAAGTCTTATTATAGCTTCTGAACTTCAAAACCATGGCTTTGGTCCTTGAGCTCATTTGAAGCTGGTTTAGATAACATAGCGTCCACATGCATTGCAGCGACCTACAGCCTCCATAACATCTCACATTTCTCTCTCTCATGTTAGAACCATGCTTGtcatttccaaaaaaaaaaaatcaaaaaatcCTCCAATGGTAGAGGAAAGTAAGAAATTCTATGGACATTTTCCAAGCAACCATAGCACTAGGAAAAATCATATAGGAATCAAACTATACAAATTATCCGACAATCTTTGGTCCCAATTCTCTAAGATCCTTGACATTTGAGATTTATTTTAGAATGCTCTCTGCATTGTAGTACCACCTCGTCTTTCACCCTTGCTGCATTCCCCATGGTAGCATTTCGCAAACCAATTGTTGGATATGGGCAAAAGATGAGCTCTTTTCACCATCCTGGTACCAAGCTATCACTGGGGTCTGGGGAACTACTAAAAACAGTTCGAAATATATGCCTGAAAAGAACCAATCCAAACAAACAATTTAAGCCTAAAATCAAAGTTGCATAGATGACATTTTCCCTCTGCCTATCTACCATACAACATATCTCACACATGTACACTACAATAGAGGCACGCAGCAAACACACAAGTGAAGCTTGAACACAAGTAAGCTAAACAGTGCCCGTCGCATTATGAAGCTGCTACTGGCTGAGTGGCACACACTCGATCTCAATCTCGAGCTCCCCGCGCTCGACGTTCTGGAGCTTCAGAGTGATCTCCTGCTTCACCTTGCCATTAGCAATGGAGATCACGCTGTCCTTGGCAAGCACACCGTTGCTGTCTTCACTGGCCGACCATCTGTAAAGCTCCGTCAATTCGGTGATGGTTGAGTTCTCATGCTCCTTCGTTGCTGCAATCAGTGGCCGGATGTCCACGTCGGCCTCCCCCATCCGGTCATCGGAGCTGAATGTGTCCTTGTCAAATACTTGCTGTTAGACGTGAAAAGAAAAACAAGAACGTCAATCAGTGCAGAGTTTGAACAAAACATTTCACCTGGAGTGAGAATTTACTGGGAAAAACTGAGTCGCTAGATAGAGAAATGAGGTAAACGATTGGAGGATTAATTACGACCTCTTAAAAGTCGATACAAATGAATACATACCAGTTTAAGAGGCGGAATTGGGTCAGGAATCGAAAGCATTAGTCTTTCGTTCCAGATAGGATTCAGGGTGTTCTTTATCACCTTAGTTTTCATGGACTGAAAAATATGAATGTGTTAGCTGGAAGTCTCAAAGGAACTGAAAAGGAGAACAGACATCTTTGCAATAGTAAGCTGCCATTTATGCCAAAAAAATTGTGCTTACCTGATGCCCTAGATTAATCATGACATATGGATCACTTGACATCACATCACGAACAGCTAAATCTGTGCCTTTTACGATATTGACCTTGATTAATCCAACAAATTCTATCATTCCCACATCCGACTGAAACAGAAAAAGCACACCATTAATGTAAAAGTAACATATCAAGTGCCCTACACATGAACAAAATTTAGCATTAGTGAGTTCATCACACCATTTTCTTTAGTCCTTTGCTATCTGAATCCTTTTTCCTCCAGCTATTCCTGAAAGCATGACCAAAACCATGTTTGTTGCTATTGTGCTGCTGGTGTTTATCTTGTGCATGCTTCTTATTAAGTGGTAAAGGGCATGAAAATTGTGGATCACACACAAACTGCTGAAACTGGTATTTTTTCCTGCATACATATAGACACCGGGGGAAAACAAAATATCATGAAATAGAGTTAGGACAAGTACTGATAATCAACTAACTCAATGTGTACCTAATGAAATCATTACGCTCCTCAGTTGAGCAATCTTGTTTTATTTTCTTGTTTTCGGGTAAAAAAGCCTCATATCTTGTGTTAACAACAGAATTTCCTCCTGATTCAGCTAAACAGTGGACTTCTTCATCTGTCCACTCATCCAGATTCACCGAAATCACCTATATTCAATTCAAAACGAATATTTGGTAAGTTCGGTATAAGGTCTGTGACAGTAAAATGGAGTAGCATTGCTATTATGAATTAACCGTTAATCATTGCATACAGTAATTAATAGAGTCATGCGCCTTGCTTTtgacaagaaaaataatgagTGATTGCAGCGCACAACTATTGGTCACGGAGGCAATATCATTTTTAAGAGAAATCGAATTTTGAAGCCTTGCTTTCTAGAACAGCTCCAACCATAGAAATGGAAGTTTGGTATAAGCAGATCTGTGGTGGAACTGAAAATGTAAAAAATGGCAGAACTACGAAAAGAACAAAGAGGAAAGTCCATTGCACACCTTTGATATATGTACTCCAAGACTTCTATGAGTTCCAGAGCACTTAATGCAAATGAATGCCCCAAAAGGCAAGGCCCTGCAAGTGCAAAAGTAGTTAAATGTCACTAATGCCCAGTTTGGATAAGCAGTACAATATTATTGGTCAGAAAACCAGATGCTTGACAAATCAATCAGATCTAACATTACTTACTCAAGCTATAAAAAGCAATATTAGACTTCTTTAGTGTTTGTGTAAATTGACCAAAGAGTGAAAATTTGCGGTTAATCCAAGAAGCAACAGAATAAAATACGTCATTTAGAAATTAAGTGTGACAACTCTAGCAATTTCTTGATAAGCCAAATTGAATGTTCAGGATAAATGTTGCTTTACGGAGACTTACGCCCATTTTGGATCAGGAATGCCACAGTCTGCGCAGAATTTGTTTGCTGGTTGGTTCAACAGACACTCCAACAATTCCCTCGCATTAGCTGGATCTGTATCCGAATCATCGCAAGTAATCATATGGAGCACAAAAGCCATTTCCAGAAAGAAGAACACATGAATCAAGCATTGGCAGTTAAACAACAAAGAAAATTGAACCACCAACTCCATCTATAAATCATTTATCACATAAGATTATTTAGTTTAATTTCTCTCACAACATGCGAGCTTTTAGTTTCAGAAATCGAATGGCACTGGCATGACatgaattcatcagatacacGGTGCAAGTGAATAATACATTGAAATCAATGGATACAGCAAAATGGGGGGGAAAAAAGGACGGTGATGTTCAGTAAAACACTGGTACCCTCCAGCAGAATGTAACGACAAATTTCACAAATTCAGGATCAATTGAGCATGTATGCTTTATAACCTGAATCCGTATCATTTCCACAAACTATTAACATTGAAACGTTCCCGATGAATACACAAAACATTCAAGAATGCAAAAGGGGAAGAGGAAGATATCAAGGAAAAATACAAACCTGATGCATCAGAGCGATCATCCCCATCATTTTCGGCTTCAAATCGTCCATCGCAGTTCCTTCAAGAGAAAGAGAGGCGAAACATCAAATTGCATATCCCATGGAAACATACATGCCACAGAATGAGAAATGCGCAATATAACACGCGAGATTGAATGAACCAAATCACAGATCGGAAGGTAGAAAACGCATACAGTCTGTAATGCGCGCTTGGGGTATCAAGAAAATGCAGAAGATTGTTGCCCTCCATCCCGTCTCTCTCCAtctatcttcttcctcctgcttccctaCCTCCTGAACTCGTGGAAGAGAAGAAGAACGAGGTGGGCCGCCATCCACCACACACCCGAGGATTAAATCAAGAACTCTGGTCCGGTGCGCTGCCCTGATCGAATCGGGTGGCAAAACGAACAGGGCAGGGGAATGGGAGTTGAACACCGGGAGAATCCGCCGATTTCCTGTTTTCTTCCCCCTTCGTCTTTGGCTTCCCCCTCTTGTTGGTGCTGGATGCGGGACGCGGTATGGCCGAGAATAGGCGGTGACGGCAATTCATCTGTTTTTGTGGGCAGAGTTTGGAGTCCTCCGCGCTGGAGGATGGCGGAATATGCCGCGTCGCCAGCAAGAACCGAAGGCGGGCTTGTCACCCTGGAGGCCGAGCTGTACGCGGAAAAACACACGGCACGGCCATGGCAGGCAAACTAGAAACCTAGCGAATCTTGCGCTTTTCGAATGCGATAGAACTAAAAACACACGGCACGGCCATGGCATCACACGAGACGGGCACGACGAGCGGGAAGCTAACTAAgcgaggccggccggcggcggatccACCGCGCCcttcgccgcctcctccgctgcTGTCTTCATCTTCTCCCTCTCCAGCTCAACCCTCTGAGACGTCATCTGCTTGTAGAAGTACCCCAGCGCCGTCATCACCGCGGCGTCGGCGGACCCGGCCGCGGCCAAGGTCGCCACGGCCGCGTCGCCACCGCGTTGCTCGTCCGCAGCACCGCGGAGCGCCTTCGCCCGCCGCACCAGCTCCCCTCGAAAGCATGCTCCCCCGGAAAGCATGCTCGGGGGAGCTGAAGGCGAAGTGGAAAAAATCTACCGCGCACCAATGCAACAGGttttgcatatatatatatatatatatatatatatatatatatatatatatatatatatatatatatatatatatagagttAGGGCAATTCCAACACATATGTTACATATACACTATACGTAGAAACTAGAGCAAATCCCTTCATTGCCGTCAACAAAACTTCCAATCCCATGCAAACCACCGAGAAAACTCATTTTCCGTAGATGCCATCAGCAAACCATTGTTGACCATCCTGCTGTAACTTCGCGCTAACGGATATTAAACCTGACCGTCTAGCCCCTCCATCCACCTCCAGCCGCCGCCATGTAAAACGGCGACTCCCTGGCACCGCCGCATGGCCCCGCGAGGCCCGGGTCCGCGGCggtgagcgcgcgcgacgcgACCTCATGGCCGCCTCACAAGGTGTCGTGCAGCGACGTATCCCCACACCTGTTTGTGGCTCAGGTCAGGGAGCGTAGGGAGGGCGCGGAGGAGGTCGAGGTGGAGGAGGCGACGAGAAGCACAATGACCTTGTGGGCCTCAGCGCGGGCAGCGAGGTGGAGCTGTGTGTCAAGCGCGGCGTTGCGCATGCCCGGTCGCGGCCGCCACATGGAGGAGCGTGTTTCCACTGGTCGTGGCGGCGGAATCGAGGTCCGGGGCTGCCAGGGTCGCGCACGGGGACGCGGTGGTGGTGGGagtggacggcggcgaggccaTCATGCGAGCGGGCGTAGGTGGTGGAGCAGGGGGAGGGGGTGGGCATTCATCAGCTCCACTGGTTTGCTTACCGTGTTCCGCACCACCACCGTCGTCGCCATGCTCACCGGGCCCTGGACGGTCCACTTGGCCCCGTCGAGCGGTGACGCGAACGAGGACACTCGGGCCAGTACAAACTCCTCCTGCCCCGGGCCGGTGCGGGCGTACTCCGGCAACATCGGTGAGGAGAACGAGCAGCTGCGGCGCTAGaacgctcggctcacgcgcgggCTACTATGCccggggccggcgcgggcgtACTCCGGCGAGTCGTTCCAAGAGGTAGTCCCAGCTCCCAGGTAGGTAAAGGGAAGATTTCCTGTCTGGCAGCCTATGAGATCTGAGAGTTGAACCAGCTTTTCTTCAGAAATGTTGAGAGGAACCAGGACAGACTTTTTGTAGTTGACTCTTAGCCCTGTGGATTGAGCAAAAGTGCTTAAAAGATCTTTTAGCACAGTCAGCTGGGCGGGGCaggcttgtaaaatcaatagttCGCCATCAGCATACTGGATCACAGGGAAATCGGAGCTGGCATCTGTCAGAATTGGCAGGTTCAAAAGCCCTTGGTTCTTAGCATCATTGATAACCGACTAACAAATCTGCAGCAAGGACAAAGAGGAGGGGTGACAATGGGTCACCTTGCCTTAGCCTTCTCCTGCGGTGGAAAGTTTTGCCTGGTACCCCATTCAGCAGCACAGCAGAAGTACCAGAGCTAAGAATATCCTTGATCTACCCTATCCATTTCTCTCCAAAACCTTTGTGCTTGTTCAATCCTGTCAAAAGCCTTTTCAAAGTCCAGTTTGAGGATGACCAATTCTTTCTTAGATTGCTTGCATATATGCAGATATTCAAAAGCCCAAGCAAGACAATCCTGCATTGTCCTTGATTTGATGAAGCCATACTGGTTCTGGTGAATTAGTCTCATGATCACTTTCTGCAGTCTTTCTGCTAAAATTTTTGTGATTAATTTGATTGTGGAGTTTAGCAGAGAGATAGATCACTATGTAACATTAACTTGCATATATTTGACAAAATTGGGTCAATATGATAAGTAACGTGAGCTTGATGTTGTCTGCTGTAACCTTGGATACAGAAAGCCTAAAATATGGTACGCTTTTCTCAAAATTGTTATGTTAAACTGACAGAAACTGAGACTTAGAAGGCCGAAAATCTTCTTGAAGCTTGGAAGGTTGAAAATTGGCAGAAAAGCCTAGTTGAAAACTTCATTTTTTTTAGCATTGAAATGTTTCCTGAGTCTGCAGCCTTGCCGGGGTTCTTAGAGACTCTCGGTAGACTATCTTGTTGCTATGAGGATGATGTGAGAAATTGAGCTTCCCCTGCCATAGTCTGAGCCTTCTCGCAATCATTAGTGGACAATGAAGCAATGCATTGATAGTCGACATGTAAAAAATTTTATGCTAAAAGCCTAAAAGGTTTGGAGCGGGCACATAGCTACGGTTATTCTCTATGATTTGTATAGTACAATTTCAATTTGTTAATTTTTACAGAACACTAAGAGACAATGAATTATACAAGAGGGTACACAGTGGTGGAGCCTGAATTAGAGCACAAGTGCTGTGGTTGGCAAGGTTCTGTGGTGTCGAACTGTGCTAGGCAGGGTGCTGAGCCTTGGTTTTGGTCTATGACTTAGGGTTACCGGGGATTTTCTGAGCTGAACTGGTGTTACATCCCCTGAGGCTACAATTTGATATGGTAATTGAACATGgatatgaaattaaattaaatgACCTTTACAATCAAGATATTTGAAATGTAATTTGCTTCTTGTTACTCCAGTGGAGCAAGAATCCTTGCAATTTAATTTCTTCAGTAAACATGCATAGAACACCTTTCAAGAGTTTTTCTGCTGCCATTCACATGCTTTGGTTTAAGTGCCCACAAGCTGTTGCTTTTTTTACTCTCACTGTGGTCACTTAAGTGATCTGCAGATTACAAGGCAGCAGTTATCTGGGTTATGCGAAAGGTATATGGCATTTCTATGGACTGTGTAGTAGTATATAGAGTTCACTGTCCATGAGAAACTCTTATTGGCCACATTTACATATAAGCAACTTTCTTTTAAAGAAACACATAAGCAACTAATAAATGTTAGTTATGAATGCAGGCTAGGGGATTACATGTCCTCAAGATTCCGCGCAGGTGGGAACGAACAGACAGCAAAACTGCTAGAAGATATTATTTATCCTGAAGAAGTAACACATTGCGCTGCTTGTGTTAGATGGTTCAGATACCTGTGCCTGAGGCCCTGCATTGATGATCCGATATCATATTCAGTTCCTCAATCTGAACCCCAATCCCCTGGGCTACCAGGAGATGGTACTGCTGATGAAAAGACAGTTCGGGAGGTGAGAAATGAACCAACATCGGTCCAACAGGTAGAAGATGAAGTGACGTCCGAGGTTTCACAAGACTTCAACAGGCGTGATAATAGGACCCAACAGGTCGAAGATGGCTTGGCAAAGTGCAAACTAGGCGACGGCGTAGACAAAGATATGAAGCAGCAGTCATTCAGATTTTCCATAGGATTGTTGGTATGAACCCCTGGCAGTGAAGGAGGTACATGTTGAGGGAGATACAAACAACTGAATGATGCATTGTGGTGTTTTTCTGGTATTTGTGCTATGTTTTAGCAGGCTAGAGGGCACACATAGATACGTTGGTGACCTTTATGATCGTTTTGTTTACTAAGGACATACTTACTGATCTCTAGAATAGTGGAATATTACAAACCAAGCTGAAGAATATTTTCTTGTTGTTCCATCAAGTGAATTCTGTTGTACTCATGATTGCTTAAGTGATTTTTTCTCGAATACGTAGGAGAGCTGTGTATCGTTGCATTAAGAAAGAAGTAGAAAGGCTAAAATAGCCATACAAACACAcatgcacccccccccccccccccacacacacccTGGGGTTAAAATACAAATGTGCTCGTATCAAACATGAGTCGACCACAACTACCACCACACTCTGCTAACCACCAGGTCGAGCAGCGACCAGACCAGACAATCCTTTGGCGCCCGCTAGCATCCAGAGATCAGCCTCGTTCTATGCAGGAGAAGGGCGCGACCAATCCTTGGCGAGGGGCCATTAAACACTATATCATTCCTCAACTTCCAAAGGACCCAAGCTCCTAGTACGACCAGTGAATTAAAACCTCGTCGGGTTTCTTTGTTCAGTGTCTCCGGCTTGCTGCCACCACTCGAACAGACTAACCAAGACCGATTGGGGAGCCAGGTCAGGAAGGACGAACCGGCGCAGCAGCTGTTGCCAAAATTGCCTGGAAAAACGCAGCTACGCAACAAATGGTGGATCGTATCCTCCTGATCGCAAGCGGTCAGGATGAGGAAGGCCGCGCCCAGAGAGCCTGTCTGCGGTCCAGTTTCCGATTAGTATTCTAGATACCGGTCTCGTTCCCATCTTTCAGTAACATTCAGACTACTAGCTTTCGACCAGTATTCTACGTTACTAAAGAGGTAttgttcccatacttccagtactgcTCTGTTTATACTTGTTCACGACTGGTATTTTATGCAAGTTTACCAAAGGgatcttgctcccatactttcagtactactccgtttactggttcacgactggtactatgtGCAACTTTATTGAAGGGATATCGCTCCTATAGTACTGGTtcatgactggtactacgtgcaagtttattgaagggacctcgctcgctcccatacttccagtaacgttcAGATTACTtgtttctgactagtattctaCGTTACTGAAGGAGTCTCGCTCCCGTACTTTCAATAACGCCAAgactactagttttcgactagtattctatgttactgaaggggcctcgctcccatacttccagtactgcCCAGAGTACTAGTTTCCGACTCGTTCTATGTTATCGAAAGAGCCTCACTCCTATAtttccagtaatgctcagactactagtttccaactagtattctatgttactggaGGGGTCTCGCTTCCACACTTCCGGTACtactccgttttactggttcacgactggtgctacatgcaagtttactgaaggggtc from Panicum hallii strain FIL2 chromosome 3, PHallii_v3.1, whole genome shotgun sequence encodes:
- the LOC112884129 gene encoding cation/H(+) antiporter 20-like, with the translated sequence MAPASSSSPAAVKMASDGVWQGENPLDFALPLLAVQIAVVLAVTHGLALALRPLRQPKVVAEILGGILLGPSALGRWGAFRRTIFPEWSAAALDTVSGLGLLLFLFLVGLELDFRAVRRAGPRSVAVAVAGIVPPFLSAPGLAALLRLAVPASAHAAFLTLCVFVGAALSVTALPVLACILKELGLLGAPLGETAMAAAAVNDVFAWALLALAVAVSGGGGGARGSPLAPVYILASGSAFVAFMLCALRPLMARLARRAGPDRGAALASSGAVVACALLAGAATDAIGVHPVFGAFVFGLSVPREGGLAERAGEKVAPLVSGLMLPLYFATSGLHTDIDTVRGAAAWGMVALVVAVAFLGKFGGTFAVAAWTGMARREAATLGVAMSAKGLVELIVLNIGKERKVLDDATFAIFVIMALTTTVLATPFMTALYRSTPTATTPESDGTELKGGDACPA
- the LOC112884024 gene encoding probable ADP-ribosylation factor GTPase-activating protein AGD11; translation: MERDGMEGNNLLHFLDTPSAHYRLNCDGRFEAENDGDDRSDASDPANARELLECLLNQPANKFCADCGIPDPKWAALPFGAFICIKCSGTHRSLGVHISKVISVNLDEWTDEEVHCLAESGGNSVVNTRYEAFLPENKKIKQDCSTEERNDFIRKKYQFQQFVCDPQFSCPLPLNKKHAQDKHQQHNSNKHGFGHAFRNSWRKKDSDSKGLKKMSDVGMIEFVGLIKVNIVKGTDLAVRDVMSSDPYVMINLGHQSMKTKVIKNTLNPIWNERLMLSIPDPIPPLKLQVFDKDTFSSDDRMGEADVDIRPLIAATKEHENSTITELTELYRWSASEDSNGVLAKDSVISIANGKVKQEITLKLQNVERGELEIEIECVPLSQ